From a region of the Globicephala melas chromosome 19, mGloMel1.2, whole genome shotgun sequence genome:
- the ERICH4 gene encoding glutamate-rich protein 4 produces MDFGWPEGVGLALSYPPLPFTPPTQPPAPQGTGSLWTLLLPAPGCHCSETMELWKQLRQAGLVPPGLGPPPRALRVVPPVKRVDQTLMFPGADTGGARESLLWLWKELVNLRLVDVQLLGQLCSLGLEMGAIQEALITFLEEEEDRELEGKQEGACGPAPGHRLPDFEMTI; encoded by the exons ATGGACTTTGGGTGGCCCgagggggtggggctggcccTCTCCTACCCGCCACTGCCCTTTactccccccacccagcccccggCTCCCCAGGGGACTGGGTCACTCTGGACCTTGCTACTTCCTGCTCCTGGCTGCCACTGCTCAGAGACTATGGAGCTGTGGAAGCAGCTGAGGCAGGCTGGACTGGTGCCCCCAGGGCTGGGCCCACCCCCGCGGGCCCTGAGGGTGGTGCCCCCAGTGAAGAGGGTGGATCAGACCCTCATGTTCCCAGGGGCTGACACTGGAGGTGCCAGGGAGAGTCTGCTGTGGCTCTGGAAGGAGCTG GTGAACCTCCGCCTGGTGGATGTCCAGCTGCTGGGCCAGCTATGCAGCCTGGGCTTGGAGATGGGGGCAATTCAGGAGGCACTGATCaccttcctggaagaggaggaggacagagagcTGGAAGGGAAGCAGGAGGGGGCCTGCGGTCCAGCCCCAGGTCACCGCCTCCCTGACTTTGAAATGACTATCTGA